From the Halomonas meridiana genome, one window contains:
- a CDS encoding methyl-accepting chemotaxis protein produces the protein MSTAITSSPVANTHPSSGSTVSAQKGLAALPLRRQRLLGVAILWLILAVMIAINAFQSRALLYAEREQRMVTAVDIAVSTLEHYHQLAEQGQLSMPEAQRQAFNTLRDVRFGEEDNYLFAFNGSLRMLAHPSRDVGEDISQVKDPEGTLIFQTILDNTQQTGSGFTEYFSNFARGGDAKPKVRAYSAAFTPWDVYVASGVFVGDVSSTIMRQLVKSILVGIVAGALVTLAFWGMISLILRRLGGEPRYAAGVVSRIAQGDLTAPVTLHPNDTSSLLYDIRQMRDKLRDAMQEIHSTSTAVDHNAGDIAAGNQELSSRTEQQAAALQQTSSSMEEVTATVRQTADSVEQAKELVRSAGETSQAGQKAIGDAVASMKEITAEADKITEIVTLIDSIAFQTNILALNASVEAARAGEHGRGFAVVAGEVRQLANRSANAAHEIKGLIHTSNAQVSNGATLVDTAKQRMQDIDQRIQRVNDLFTDITAATHEQTRGIEQINVAIAQLDQATQDNAAMVQQTATSAHDLKQRSQSLNSVVGHFTLVD, from the coding sequence ATGAGCACCGCCATTACGTCGTCACCCGTCGCTAACACTCACCCGTCATCAGGGTCGACTGTCTCCGCACAAAAAGGGCTGGCCGCCCTACCGCTGCGTCGCCAGCGTCTGCTGGGCGTCGCCATTTTATGGCTGATTCTGGCCGTCATGATTGCGATCAACGCGTTTCAAAGTCGCGCGCTACTTTACGCCGAACGCGAGCAGCGCATGGTCACCGCCGTGGATATCGCCGTGTCTACGCTGGAGCATTACCATCAGCTTGCCGAACAGGGCCAGCTCTCCATGCCAGAAGCGCAGCGACAAGCCTTCAACACCCTACGCGACGTGCGCTTCGGCGAAGAGGACAACTACCTGTTCGCGTTCAACGGCAGCCTGCGCATGCTTGCTCACCCAAGCCGTGACGTAGGAGAGGACATTTCGCAAGTCAAAGACCCCGAGGGGACGCTGATCTTCCAAACCATTCTGGATAATACGCAGCAAACCGGCAGTGGCTTTACCGAGTACTTCTCCAACTTTGCTCGTGGGGGCGACGCCAAGCCCAAAGTGCGCGCTTACTCAGCCGCCTTTACGCCGTGGGATGTCTACGTGGCAAGCGGCGTCTTCGTGGGTGACGTCAGTAGCACCATCATGCGCCAGCTCGTCAAAAGCATCTTGGTCGGCATCGTGGCAGGCGCGCTGGTCACGCTGGCCTTTTGGGGCATGATCTCACTCATTCTGCGCCGGCTGGGCGGAGAGCCACGCTACGCTGCGGGTGTGGTATCGCGCATCGCCCAGGGCGACTTGACTGCCCCCGTAACGCTTCACCCCAACGACACGAGCAGCCTGCTGTATGACATTCGACAAATGCGCGACAAGCTGCGCGATGCGATGCAAGAGATTCACTCCACCAGCACCGCTGTGGATCATAACGCGGGCGATATCGCTGCGGGCAACCAGGAACTGTCATCGCGAACCGAACAGCAGGCTGCTGCGTTACAGCAAACGTCTTCCAGCATGGAAGAAGTGACCGCTACCGTCCGTCAAACGGCCGACAGCGTGGAACAAGCCAAAGAGCTGGTGCGCAGCGCAGGTGAAACATCTCAAGCGGGTCAGAAAGCCATCGGCGACGCCGTGGCGTCCATGAAAGAGATCACGGCCGAAGCGGACAAAATCACCGAGATCGTCACGCTGATCGACAGCATCGCGTTTCAGACCAACATTCTGGCCCTCAACGCCTCTGTCGAGGCCGCCCGGGCGGGTGAACATGGCCGCGGTTTCGCGGTGGTGGCCGGTGAAGTGCGCCAGCTAGCCAACCGCTCGGCCAACGCGGCTCATGAGATCAAAGGCTTGATCCATACGTCCAACGCCCAGGTCAGCAACGGCGCTACCTTAGTAGATACCGCTAAACAGCGCATGCAGGATATCGATCAGCGCATACAGCGGGTCAACGACCTATTCACTGACATCACTGCCGCCACCCATGAACAAACGCGCGGTATCGAGCAGATCAACGTCGCCATTGCTCAGTTGGATCAGGCCACGCAGGACAACGCCGCCATGGTGCAGCAGACCGCCACATCTGCCCACGACCTGAAGCAGCGCTCCCAATCGCTCAACAGCGTCGTCGGCCACTTCACGTTGGTGGATTGA
- a CDS encoding ABC transporter ATP-binding protein: MAEPALSIRGLTKMYGNGFQALKGIDLDVQQGDFFALLGPNGAGKSTTLGVVCSLVQKTAGKVSIFGIDIDKDFAKAKYQLGVVPQEFNFNQFEKVLDIVLAQAGYYGMKRSEALPRAKQLLTDLGLWEKRNGSARMLSGGMKRRLMIARALMHRPKLLILDEPTAGVDIELRRSMWEYMRRINRDEGTTIILTTHYLEEAESLCRNIAIINHGEIVRNTSVRELLAELDTETFLLDLAEPVEQVPTLEGFELQQIEPSQLALVIHRGQQLNDVFSALSAQGIQVVSMRNRANRLEEMFVSMVESSQQAIDQREKQEARA; the protein is encoded by the coding sequence ATGGCCGAACCGGCATTGTCGATCCGTGGCCTTACCAAGATGTATGGCAACGGTTTTCAAGCGTTAAAAGGTATCGATTTAGACGTCCAGCAGGGCGATTTTTTTGCGCTGCTGGGTCCCAATGGGGCGGGAAAGTCCACCACTCTGGGTGTGGTGTGCTCGCTAGTGCAGAAAACGGCGGGCAAGGTGTCGATTTTTGGGATCGACATCGACAAAGACTTCGCCAAAGCGAAATATCAGCTTGGCGTGGTGCCCCAGGAGTTCAACTTCAACCAGTTCGAAAAGGTGCTGGATATCGTACTGGCCCAGGCGGGCTATTACGGCATGAAGCGCAGCGAAGCGCTGCCTCGCGCCAAGCAGCTCTTGACTGACTTAGGGCTATGGGAGAAGCGAAACGGCAGCGCGCGGATGCTCTCGGGTGGCATGAAGCGCCGCCTGATGATTGCGCGTGCCTTGATGCACCGCCCCAAACTGCTGATCCTCGACGAGCCTACCGCCGGGGTCGATATCGAGCTTCGCCGCAGCATGTGGGAGTACATGCGGCGTATCAATCGTGATGAGGGGACGACAATCATCCTCACCACGCACTACCTCGAAGAAGCCGAGAGCTTGTGTCGTAATATCGCGATCATCAATCACGGTGAGATCGTGCGAAATACGAGCGTGCGCGAGCTGCTGGCAGAGCTGGATACCGAAACCTTCCTGCTGGATCTGGCCGAGCCGGTAGAACAAGTGCCCACCCTCGAAGGCTTCGAACTGCAGCAAATCGAGCCCTCTCAGCTGGCGCTGGTGATTCACCGTGGCCAGCAGTTGAACGATGTGTTCAGTGCGTTAAGCGCGCAGGGCATTCAGGTGGTATCCATGCGTAACCGCGCCAACCGCTTAGAGGAGATGTTTGTTTCCATGGTAGAGAGCAGTCAGCAGGCCATCGACCAGCGTGAAAAGCAGGAGGCCCGCGCATGA
- a CDS encoding ABC transporter permease, with protein MNAMQTLVALWTLVLKEVKRFTRIWPQTLLPPSITMAMYFIIFGNLIGSRIGDMDGFSYMDFIVPGLIMMSVITNSYSNVASSFFSNKFQRSIEEMMVSPMPNGVILSGFILGGMARGLGVGLIVTLVSLFFTRLTVEHPLLTVLVVVLTSALFSIGGFINALLANKFDDISIVPTFILTPLTYLGGVFYSISMLPDFWQGVSMLNPILYMVNVFRYGFLGVSDIPVGWALAAIFAFIIVLFMVALTMLERGKGIRS; from the coding sequence ATGAATGCAATGCAAACCCTCGTGGCTTTATGGACGCTAGTGCTCAAAGAGGTCAAGCGCTTCACCCGTATCTGGCCGCAAACCCTGCTGCCGCCCTCCATCACCATGGCCATGTACTTCATCATTTTTGGCAACCTGATTGGGTCGCGTATTGGTGATATGGACGGCTTCAGCTACATGGACTTTATCGTGCCAGGGCTGATCATGATGTCGGTGATCACCAACAGCTACTCCAACGTGGCGTCCAGCTTCTTCTCCAACAAATTCCAGCGCTCCATTGAAGAGATGATGGTGTCACCCATGCCCAATGGCGTGATCCTTTCCGGGTTTATTCTGGGCGGCATGGCACGTGGCCTGGGCGTGGGGCTGATCGTGACGCTGGTATCGCTGTTTTTCACTCGCTTAACGGTCGAGCATCCGCTGCTCACGGTGTTGGTGGTGGTGCTCACCTCGGCGCTATTCTCCATTGGCGGCTTTATCAACGCCCTGTTGGCGAACAAGTTTGATGATATCTCCATCGTGCCGACGTTTATTCTGACGCCGCTCACCTATTTAGGCGGGGTGTTCTACTCGATTTCGATGCTGCCGGATTTCTGGCAGGGCGTCTCGATGCTCAACCCGATTCTGTATATGGTGAACGTCTTCCGCTACGGTTTTCTGGGCGTTTCCGATATTCCGGTAGGCTGGGCGCTGGCCGCCATTTTTGCCTTTATTATTGTCCTGTTCATGGTCGCGCTGACCATGCTAGAGCGCGGTAAAGGCATTCGCAGCTAA
- the queF gene encoding NADPH-dependent 7-cyano-7-deazaguanine reductase QueF (Catalyzes the NADPH-dependent reduction of 7-cyano-7-deazaguanine (preQ0) to 7-aminomethyl-7-deazaguanine (preQ1) in queuosine biosynthesis) has protein sequence MAHRPDTLEHAPLGRDSVYPEQYDAGLLYPIPRAANRAPLGIEEGALPFVGEDEWHAFEVSWLNARGKPIVAVARFRLPASSPHLIESKSWKLYLNSLNQTRFASQAEVEKTLVHDLSRAAGASVSVELLGVDDSELAPKRLPGECLDDLDIEVSDYTPSATHLATRDEIVEETLHSHLLKSNCPVTGQPDWGSVLIRYKGPKLDREGLLRYLIGYRQHQDFHEHCVEHIFTDLMQQAKPEELLVLARYVRRGGLDISPWRATPGLAPPSPLRLARQ, from the coding sequence ATGGCACATCGCCCCGACACTTTAGAACACGCGCCCCTGGGGCGCGATTCCGTTTACCCAGAGCAGTACGATGCGGGGTTGTTGTATCCGATTCCCCGTGCTGCCAACCGCGCGCCGCTTGGTATTGAAGAGGGCGCGCTGCCGTTTGTCGGCGAAGACGAGTGGCACGCGTTCGAGGTCTCTTGGCTCAACGCGCGTGGCAAACCCATCGTTGCGGTGGCGCGGTTTCGCTTGCCCGCCAGCTCGCCTCATCTCATCGAGTCCAAATCCTGGAAACTCTACCTCAACAGCCTCAACCAAACGCGCTTTGCCAGCCAAGCCGAGGTGGAGAAGACGTTGGTACACGACCTGAGCCGCGCTGCCGGTGCCAGCGTTAGCGTCGAGTTGCTGGGCGTTGATGACAGTGAACTGGCGCCCAAGCGCCTGCCAGGGGAGTGCTTAGACGACCTGGATATTGAGGTGAGCGACTACACGCCAAGTGCCACGCACCTTGCTACCCGTGATGAGATCGTCGAAGAGACCCTGCATTCGCATCTGCTAAAATCTAACTGCCCGGTGACCGGTCAGCCGGATTGGGGAAGCGTTTTGATTCGCTATAAAGGCCCCAAGCTCGACCGAGAAGGGCTACTGCGCTACCTGATTGGCTACCGGCAGCACCAGGATTTTCACGAGCACTGCGTCGAGCATATCTTCACTGATTTAATGCAGCAGGCGAAGCCGGAAGAGTTGCTGGTGTTGGCGCGCTACGTGCGTCGTGGCGGCTTGGACATCAGCCCGTGGCGTGCCACACCGGGTTTGGCACCCCCTAGCCCGCTGCGCCTGGCGCGCCAGTAA
- a CDS encoding nitroreductase family protein, with protein MDALTLLHERSSMGKLAEPAPSADQLSAIYQAALRAPDHKELRPWRFIEFTGEGRERLGELFAEAEFQEDPHASDETLNAARKKPLRAPMIIAVIAKVTPDIPKVPKMEQVISAGCAAHGILLAAHALGLGAMWRSGKYAFDPVVRKGLGLDEEDEVVAFIYLGSVGGRHKPLPQHDTADFVERWQ; from the coding sequence ATGGACGCCCTCACGCTGCTTCACGAACGTAGCTCCATGGGCAAGCTCGCTGAGCCTGCCCCCAGCGCCGACCAGCTCAGCGCCATCTATCAAGCGGCGCTTCGTGCCCCCGACCACAAAGAGCTGCGACCGTGGCGCTTCATCGAATTCACCGGTGAAGGCCGGGAGCGCCTGGGCGAGCTGTTTGCCGAAGCGGAGTTTCAGGAAGACCCTCACGCGAGCGACGAGACGCTCAACGCCGCCCGTAAAAAGCCTTTACGCGCGCCGATGATCATTGCCGTGATTGCCAAGGTCACCCCGGATATTCCCAAGGTGCCCAAGATGGAGCAGGTGATTTCCGCAGGCTGTGCCGCTCACGGCATCCTGCTGGCGGCTCATGCGCTCGGTCTTGGGGCCATGTGGCGCAGCGGAAAATACGCGTTCGACCCCGTGGTGCGTAAGGGGTTAGGGCTTGATGAAGAAGATGAGGTCGTCGCCTTCATCTATCTGGGTAGCGTGGGCGGTCGCCACAAGCCTCTTCCCCAGCACGACACGGCAGATTTCGTCGAACGTTGGCAATAA
- a CDS encoding YiiD C-terminal domain-containing protein: protein MRPTRQPGMPHPRLPLPEGEEDLIAFQRWLEAAIPMVAALGITRMSQANGALTWQLALTPNLNDKGTGFGGALTAQTTLQGWCWVTLWLRQQGRAQDVVVAEASQRFLAPVTGDYRMTCAPSHPDGPAKLAAKLSERGKGSIELTHQLYCGDALCLEATGRYAVLPNA, encoded by the coding sequence ATGCGCCCAACACGCCAGCCGGGTATGCCACACCCACGATTGCCGCTGCCGGAAGGAGAAGAGGATCTCATCGCTTTCCAGCGCTGGTTGGAGGCCGCCATTCCCATGGTGGCAGCGCTTGGTATTACCCGTATGAGCCAAGCCAACGGTGCACTCACGTGGCAACTGGCGCTGACGCCCAATCTCAACGACAAAGGCACTGGCTTCGGTGGGGCGCTGACCGCGCAAACCACGCTGCAAGGCTGGTGTTGGGTCACCCTGTGGCTTCGCCAGCAGGGCAGGGCGCAAGACGTGGTGGTCGCCGAGGCTAGCCAACGTTTTCTCGCCCCGGTCACCGGTGACTACCGCATGACCTGTGCCCCCAGCCATCCGGATGGCCCTGCAAAGCTCGCCGCCAAACTCAGCGAGCGAGGCAAGGGCAGTATCGAATTGACCCACCAGCTCTACTGCGGTGATGCGCTCTGTTTAGAAGCCACAGGCCGTTACGCCGTGCTGCCAAACGCCTAG
- a CDS encoding AlpA family transcriptional regulator, translating into MSNRLIRIKDVMDRTGLARSTVYKYINLGQFPQPIKLGTRAVAWVEREVEAWICESIERRDQVVLK; encoded by the coding sequence ATGAGCAACCGACTCATCCGCATCAAAGACGTCATGGATCGCACCGGGCTGGCTAGATCGACGGTCTACAAGTACATCAACCTTGGGCAGTTCCCTCAGCCCATCAAGCTGGGCACTCGGGCTGTTGCCTGGGTCGAGCGCGAGGTGGAAGCCTGGATCTGCGAAAGCATCGAGCGCAGAGATCAAGTAGTGCTGAAGTAA
- a CDS encoding inovirus Gp2 family protein produces the protein MHKALADYPRVLAFRVDPVIPTTISDRMRPEDHKGLIARFIASLKAIIKHDRESKRQAGWVPDTKVRYVWCREIGLNGKPHYHFFFLLNRDAYHMPGKAGSQNENLISRVSRAWYSALGITWNPQEPWVHIPANPYYWIDRGDLTSFEQAFTRASYLCKTNTKQYGLGVRAFGTSRH, from the coding sequence ATGCACAAGGCTCTCGCTGACTACCCTCGCGTGCTAGCCTTCAGAGTCGATCCTGTCATTCCTACAACGATAAGTGACCGGATGAGGCCGGAGGATCACAAAGGCCTTATCGCAAGGTTCATCGCTTCCTTGAAAGCGATTATCAAACATGATCGTGAGAGTAAACGCCAAGCTGGCTGGGTGCCTGACACTAAGGTGCGCTACGTGTGGTGCCGGGAGATTGGCCTTAACGGCAAGCCGCACTATCACTTCTTCTTCCTACTGAATCGTGACGCGTATCACATGCCAGGTAAGGCAGGCTCTCAAAACGAGAACCTTATCAGCCGGGTGTCACGTGCTTGGTACAGCGCGCTGGGAATCACGTGGAACCCTCAAGAGCCATGGGTACACATACCTGCTAACCCGTACTACTGGATCGACCGAGGTGACCTGACTAGCTTTGAGCAGGCTTTCACACGTGCCTCTTATCTCTGTAAAACGAATACAAAGCAGTACGGGCTAGGTGTACGAGCGTTTGGCACCAGTCGTCACTGA
- a CDS encoding IS3 family transposase (programmed frameshift) — MNSPKRYSPEVRERAVRLVLEQQGEYPSKWAAICSIASKFGCTPETLRAWCKRTELTQENSSVNLPENERLKQLERENVELKRANEILRKAAAFFGPGGARPQTQLMVSFIDEHRAQFGVESICSQLPIAPSTYYHHKALEADPERRADRYRQDAFLTAEIQRVWEENFCVYGARKVWRQLRREGVNVARCTVERLMRRLGIRGVVRGQRPFTTLSDPGQKRAPDLVKRDFTAMRPNQLWVADFTYVATWSGFVYVAFVIDVYARCIVGWRVATSMRTALVLDALEQALWARKHRQGLIHHSDRGSQYLSIRYTERMADEGINASVGTTGDSYDNALAETIIGLFKTEVIHHRGPWRGLDAVEYATLEWVDWFNNRRLLEPIGNVPPAERERTYYRQLEESGEAA; from the exons ATGAACTCACCAAAACGATATTCCCCAGAAGTCCGGGAGCGAGCTGTTCGATTAGTCCTTGAACAGCAAGGCGAATACCCGTCCAAGTGGGCGGCGATCTGCTCCATTGCCAGCAAGTTCGGCTGTACACCAGAGACTTTGAGAGCCTGGTGCAAACGCACAGAACTCACGCAGGAAAACAGCTCGGTTAACCTGCCTGAAAATGAACGACTCAAGCAGCTAGAGCGTGAAAACGTCGAATTGAAGCGCGCTAATGAAATTCTCCGTAAGGCGGCTGCTTTTTTCG GCCCAGGCGGAGCTCGACCGCAAACCCAATTGATGGTGTCATTTATCGACGAGCATCGTGCTCAGTTCGGGGTCGAGTCGATTTGTAGTCAACTGCCAATCGCCCCATCGACGTATTACCACCACAAGGCACTTGAAGCTGATCCTGAACGGCGGGCAGACCGGTATCGACAGGATGCGTTTCTTACCGCTGAGATTCAGCGCGTGTGGGAAGAAAACTTCTGCGTCTACGGTGCCCGTAAGGTCTGGCGGCAACTCCGCCGTGAAGGCGTTAATGTTGCTCGTTGCACTGTAGAACGGCTCATGCGCCGCCTAGGAATTCGCGGCGTGGTGCGAGGCCAACGCCCCTTCACGACCCTCAGTGATCCCGGCCAGAAACGGGCACCTGATTTAGTGAAACGTGACTTTACGGCTATGCGTCCTAATCAGCTTTGGGTAGCCGATTTTACCTATGTCGCTACCTGGTCTGGCTTCGTTTACGTTGCGTTCGTTATCGATGTTTATGCACGCTGTATCGTGGGTTGGCGTGTAGCGACGTCGATGAGAACGGCACTGGTGCTGGACGCTCTGGAGCAAGCTCTGTGGGCACGAAAACACAGACAAGGGTTGATCCATCATAGTGATAGGGGAAGCCAATATCTCTCGATCCGCTACACCGAGCGTATGGCTGACGAGGGTATCAATGCCTCAGTCGGCACCACCGGCGACTCCTACGACAATGCGCTGGCTGAAACCATCATCGGCTTGTTCAAAACGGAGGTGATCCATCATCGTGGCCCATGGAGGGGACTGGATGCCGTTGAGTATGCCACGCTGGAGTGGGTTGACTGGTTCAACAACCGCCGACTGCTGGAACCCATCGGAAACGTTCCACCAGCAGAACGAGAAAGGACGTATTATCGTCAACTGGAAGAGTCGGGTGAAGCTGCTTGA
- a CDS encoding diguanylate cyclase encodes MTITTASGQRIYDPYQTDAIVTLPSTISPVLAQALDGWEGESHERSLSGEDQLVAYRQIWPANWIVGVHLPQVQAEAPLIAGMKKITTYVWGILIFILPLIWILIWMALRPLTHLARQVLELRSGFRPVLDIPTTMKELRRVVDVINVTELARQGVLRDLAEREALLRGTLSASPQGMFVTDQRGRLTFINDALLQLLGDDTPRSMQAWSRRIHRDDRRDVRTAWLRSLVKQTNFARQFRFISANEGVLWLDVSTAAVRVEGHFIGTVGTVLDITQHQQDYAQKRWEAEHDSLTGLLNRRGLTRHLEELLIQWQGSEKPTAVMLFDLDHFKPVNDQGGHALGDQMLQQIARIVQSEIRSSDYAARQGGDEFAVLLPGCTPARALTIAESLRASIADSSIEAQGRQWQVTASIGVSHFHQGDKTIDDILSRADTASYRAKQSGRNKVEGDADG; translated from the coding sequence GTGACGATTACGACAGCGTCTGGTCAACGCATCTACGACCCTTACCAAACAGACGCCATCGTGACATTACCTAGCACCATTTCACCTGTCTTAGCACAGGCGCTGGATGGCTGGGAAGGTGAGAGTCATGAGCGCTCACTATCCGGAGAAGATCAACTGGTTGCCTATCGACAAATTTGGCCTGCGAATTGGATTGTCGGTGTGCATCTGCCACAAGTGCAAGCTGAAGCACCTCTTATTGCGGGTATGAAGAAAATTACCACCTACGTATGGGGCATACTCATCTTTATTTTGCCTCTTATCTGGATATTGATTTGGATGGCGTTGCGACCTCTAACGCATCTTGCTCGGCAGGTACTGGAGCTACGAAGTGGTTTCCGCCCTGTATTGGATATTCCGACCACGATGAAAGAACTTCGCCGTGTCGTTGATGTGATTAACGTGACGGAACTTGCTCGCCAGGGGGTCTTACGTGACTTAGCCGAACGTGAAGCTTTATTGAGAGGTACGTTGTCTGCGTCTCCACAAGGCATGTTTGTAACGGATCAGCGTGGCCGATTGACGTTTATCAACGATGCGTTACTTCAGCTTCTAGGCGATGATACTCCTCGAAGCATGCAAGCCTGGAGCCGCCGGATTCACCGTGATGACCGCCGAGATGTCAGAACAGCGTGGTTGCGCAGCCTTGTAAAACAAACGAATTTTGCGCGTCAATTTCGCTTTATAAGCGCCAATGAAGGCGTGCTCTGGCTAGATGTGAGTACCGCGGCTGTACGTGTTGAAGGGCATTTTATCGGGACTGTCGGCACAGTGCTCGATATCACTCAGCACCAACAAGACTATGCTCAAAAACGCTGGGAAGCAGAGCATGACTCTCTAACCGGTTTGCTCAATCGTCGCGGTCTGACGAGGCACCTCGAAGAGTTGCTTATTCAGTGGCAAGGCTCGGAAAAACCAACCGCGGTCATGCTTTTCGATTTAGATCACTTTAAGCCAGTCAACGATCAAGGGGGGCACGCTCTAGGCGACCAAATGCTTCAACAGATTGCGCGTATCGTACAGAGCGAAATTCGCAGTAGCGATTATGCCGCTCGACAAGGGGGAGATGAATTTGCCGTATTGCTACCGGGCTGTACTCCAGCACGTGCACTCACCATTGCCGAGTCTCTGCGTGCAAGCATCGCGGATAGCTCGATTGAGGCGCAAGGACGCCAATGGCAAGTGACCGCTAGTATAGGGGTCAGTCATTTCCATCAAGGTGACAAGACAATCGACGACATTCTTAGTCGTGCCGATACGGCCAGCTATCGGGCAAAGCAAAGTGGACGTAATAAGGTTGAAGGAGATGCCGATGGCTAG
- a CDS encoding copper resistance protein B → MKTKHYLTLASAALGMAAATTAQAEDGYAAPDSWPAPTEEHNMGMALFDRLEYSVPDKGPEAVVWDFQGWYGGDINRIYLKSEGENVQGDGEDAEFESLELLYSRLVADFWELQGGIGYQGGVFSDDHAERTYGVVGLQGVMPYGIETDVALQVSEDGDVAASFEGEYDLRLTQRLYLQPRTEIAVAASEVEEFGVGEGLNSVRAGLRLGYEVTRRFAPYIGAYWEKEYGDTADLSRASGDNTEDTGVVAGVKLMF, encoded by the coding sequence ATGAAAACCAAGCACTACTTAACCCTCGCCAGCGCCGCCCTTGGCATGGCCGCCGCCACGACCGCTCAAGCCGAAGATGGCTATGCGGCACCAGACAGTTGGCCAGCGCCCACTGAGGAACATAATATGGGTATGGCACTGTTTGATCGGCTCGAATATAGCGTGCCTGATAAAGGCCCAGAAGCCGTGGTATGGGACTTTCAAGGCTGGTACGGCGGCGATATCAACCGCATTTACCTAAAGTCAGAAGGCGAAAATGTCCAGGGCGACGGCGAAGATGCTGAGTTTGAGTCTTTGGAACTACTCTATAGTCGTTTAGTGGCTGATTTTTGGGAGTTACAGGGGGGGATCGGTTATCAAGGCGGTGTTTTCTCCGATGATCACGCTGAACGCACCTATGGGGTTGTCGGCCTGCAAGGCGTAATGCCCTACGGCATTGAAACCGACGTGGCATTACAAGTGAGTGAAGATGGCGACGTGGCCGCCAGTTTTGAAGGCGAATACGATCTGCGCCTGACTCAGCGGCTCTACCTACAGCCGCGCACCGAAATTGCCGTGGCCGCCAGTGAAGTTGAAGAATTTGGCGTGGGCGAAGGCCTTAACTCGGTTCGTGCTGGCCTACGGCTAGGCTACGAAGTGACCCGACGCTTCGCCCCCTACATCGGTGCCTATTGGGAGAAAGAATACGGCGACACTGCAGATCTCTCCCGAGCCAGTGGCGACAACACGGAAGATACTGGAGTTGTTGCCGGTGTTAAACTAATGTTCTAA